TGCGTTGTACTTTCCGCGTGCAATTCCTCAAGCCAAACTTCCCACCAAATGTCGGTGCCCGGCACGGGCAGTGGTCTAGCGTCTGTCCAAAGGTCTTCTCTAATGGTAGCCGAGATGGCGTCGATCCTTGCTACGAGAGGCTCTCCCTTTGGGCGAGAGCCTGGGTCATTGGGGTCGTTGTTCTTCGTTTCGTAACGAGCCAAGACGTTGTCAACGACCTTGAATTTCTTGATCGGTAGAGAGACCACCACTCGCCAACCGGATTCGTCTTTGTGCGCACTACGGATGCGAATTTTCGATGATGAGCGGTCTAGACTATCGAGAACATCATCCGCATCCTCAGTCAGTTGGTAGGTGATCAAACACCGTCCGGTTTCATCAATAGCGCCCCGATTTGTGATCTCGTCACTGGCTGCCTTTAACTGGCCGCGTAGCTTGGCGGCATGCGTCTTTCGTTCACGCCCCGGAACGTTGTATTCACCACCACCCCCACCGCCATACGCGGTAAATGACAGCTCGAGCGTACTATCAAGAATCCGAAGATGGCGAAGCGGTTCGTTGGCGGGCGGCATCGCAAGTGCTAGTCATGGGTGATCGGACGGCAGACCGCTCCATCAGGCAGTCCAGAAGGTTGCCAATCTTAATGCATTTTCCACCACTTAGCACGATCTGGCGGGCGGCCGCCTCTGCGGATGCAACGATGTCCGCGTGGCTTAAACCGGTCGATGCATGCTCGATGACTTCCCAGTCGTCAATTGATAGTGTGAAAGCCGATAAACGATTCTCAATGAGGTTCCGCGCGTCGCCCGGTTCCGGTAAGGCGTAATGCATGATCGCATCAAAACGCCGATGCAACGCATGGTCTAGTAACGACAGTAGGTTTGTTGCCGCTACGACAAATCCCTGACCATCGTAGCGTTCCAGAAATTGCAAGAATGAATTCAGAACACGCCTGACCTCACCGACGTCGCCGGACGCGTCTCGAACAGCTCCGATCGCGTCAAACTCGTCGAAGAGGTAGACACCAGGGCTTTGTCCCATCACCTCAAAGATCTGGAACAATCGTGTTGCCGTTTCACCCAAGTATCGACTCATGAGCGAATGTAATTGCACTTCGATCAACGGCAGTTTGCACTGCCCGGCAAGAGCGGCAGCGGTCATTGTCTTCCCACAACCCGGCGGACCTACCAATAGCAGGCGTCTTCGCGGCGTCAAACCATGTGCTTCCAATGCGTCTCGGTCGCGATACTCTTTGACTAACGTTTCCAACATTTGCCGATGCCGATCCGCGAGCACCATGTCTGCGAGTTTCGTGTTTGGATAGCTGGCGACGACCAGCTCTTCAAGCGACTCGGGTGGTTTCGAGATAGGGACCGCTCTGGCTCGGCCCGCCGTCGGTGACGTCACGGGTTGACGAGGCATTGTCTCGATCATCTCTCGAAGCTGGTCTGCCAGACGCTGTTGCCCTTTCTTTGCTGCAGAGGCCGCAATCTGCATCGCCACCGACCGAAATCGGGCGTCATCACCCGATCCGTAGCTGTCGATGAGTGCTTTGATTTGCGTTGCTGTGGCCAATGAAACAATTGTGTAAGAGTTAAGTGAAGGGGGCTCGGAACGAGCCCCCTGGCCGTTTAAACCAAATTTCTCTAGTGAGCGTCTAGATCGCAACATATTCCGCCCCACAGAATAGTGCGTCTGTCGTCGCTGCGACACTGGCTCTATCATAGCGAAAACCGACCATTACAGCACGAAATCGCCTGAGACGTTGGAATCGCATGCGGAACCTCGCATAGTTGCCTTGTTTACCGCATTGGCTTCGGACGTTTGCGTCTGACGGTTTGACGACCATCCGCCAGGAACTTTTTGGTCGAGCGTATGCTGGTCGCCTCGTATTGTGATTTGTAGCAGGACAGAATGTCCCCCAATCCGGCTCCTGGGAAGCCAGGCATTTTCCGATTCGTCACCACGCGATGCGGCCTATGGCGTTGTCGATGCGGTCACGATTGGGGCCTCGTGTCTTCCGGCGGGGATTGCTCCATGGGTTGAGTTCGTCGATGGTGCGGCGTTGGTTTCGAATTCGTTCTCCGTGAATCCCTTGCGATCCGAGCACGCTCGCAAGCGTTTCACCAGCGCTGCTTGCATGCTCCGTTGGCGGACACCGAAGTGAGTTTCAGTCGTACCGGTGGCCGACGGCGGTGCTCTTCGTTTTTGCCTGCTCGACCATGGGGCTGGAGGCAGTCGAGGCGACTTGAGCGTGTCGCGTCACTTCGTGGCGGGCATCGACAGAGGCGTTTGGCGCTGGGGGGCTCCTGGCGGAACGGCGTTTCCAAGGTACGCATGGCGCACTCGGATGCTCCTCAAAGTTGGCGCTGTCTTGTTGTCCTGCGGCTTGCATTGCAGGCTTTATGCGATCGCCGCCTCCGCGGCTTTTCTAACCGTTTTATGGGCCCCAAAAACTCAGGCCACCTCGAACCTGGCCAATCGACGCGCGGGGCGTTGCCCACGCGGTTAAACGCAATACCGTCCACTACATCCCGCCGCTAATTCTTGCGACGGTCCGCAGCTCCTTCGTTGAACTGTATTGCGGTTAAACGAGAAGACGACGTGTTACCTCTGCCTGCCCCCTGCGGGGATCAGCGCGGGCGGCGTTCTTCCACCCAGCCTTGGATAGGCACGCGGTCCAGATGCTCCTTGGCCCACTGAGGTTTGGGGAACCAACGCAGCGGGCTGACGCGG
Above is a genomic segment from Rosistilla ulvae containing:
- a CDS encoding AAA family ATPase — its product is MATATQIKALIDSYGSGDDARFRSVAMQIAASAAKKGQQRLADQLREMIETMPRQPVTSPTAGRARAVPISKPPESLEELVVASYPNTKLADMVLADRHRQMLETLVKEYRDRDALEAHGLTPRRRLLLVGPPGCGKTMTAAALAGQCKLPLIEVQLHSLMSRYLGETATRLFQIFEVMGQSPGVYLFDEFDAIGAVRDASGDVGEVRRVLNSFLQFLERYDGQGFVVAATNLLSLLDHALHRRFDAIMHYALPEPGDARNLIENRLSAFTLSIDDWEVIEHASTGLSHADIVASAEAAARQIVLSGGKCIKIGNLLDCLMERSAVRSPMTSTCDAARQRTASPSSDS